A stretch of the Argentina anserina chromosome 6, drPotAnse1.1, whole genome shotgun sequence genome encodes the following:
- the LOC126798868 gene encoding transcription factor MYBS3, which yields MTRRCSHCSNNGHNSRTCPSRGGGGGASSSSCSSSGGGVRLFGVKLTDGSIIKKSASMGNLSSMASHYQSSSPNPDSPPLHDPLHVRDGYLSDDPAHASSSTNRRVDRKKGVPWTEEEHRMFLIGLQKLGKGDWRGIARNYVVTRTPTQVASHAQKYFIRQSNSNRRKRRSSLFDMAPDMAMDPSHMPDEQVLLPSCQEERESEDSNAIPSLNLSLGSECSRPMESTQEEKAIIEPDNQPVMRFNGYPNGYPPVSPGFIPAYLPFPYPVWQTAGPLIIENGGDASHHPQVLKPVPILPKEPVNVDTLVGMSQLFLGEAESLQSNPSPLYLTSLGETSRQSAFHPNPASEPDLSKGKTSVIKAV from the exons ATGACTCGGCGCTGCTCCCACTGCAGCAACAACGGCCACAACTCCCGCACGTGCCCCTCgcgcggcggcggcggcggcgcctcctcctcctcctgctcgTCCTCcggaggcggcgtgaggctcTTTGGCGTCAAGCTCACCGATGGCTCCATCATTAAGAAGAGCGCTAGCATGGGGAACCTGTCCTCCATGGCCTCCCACTACCAGTCCTCGTCTCCCAACCCGGACTCTCCGCCGCTCCACGACCCGCTTCACGTCCGCGACGGGTACTTATCCGACGACCCGGCCCAcgcttcctcctccaccaatcgCCGTGTTGATCGTAAAAAAG GAGTCCCATGGACAGAAGAGGAGCATCGGATGTTCTTAATTGGGCTTCAGAAATTGGGGAAAGGAGACTGGCGTGGAATAGCGCGAAATTATGTTGTGACTAGGACCCCTACTCAGGTGGCAAGCCATGCCCAAAAGTATTTTATCCGGCAGAGTAATTCTAACAGAAGAAAGAGACGCTCCAGTCTCTTTGACATGGCCCCTGACAtg GCCATGGATCCCTCTCATATGCCAGATGAACAAGTTTTGCTGCCTTCTTGTCAGGAGGAAAGAGAATCTGAAGATTCTAATGCTATTCCATCATTAAATCTTTCTCTCGGTTCAGAATGCAGCAGACCTATGGAAAGCacacaagaagaaaaagcaATTATTGAACCTGATAATCAGCCTGTTATGAGATTCAATGGGTATCCGAATGGTTACCCTCCAGTTAGTCCCGGCTTCATCCCAGCATATCTGCCTTTTCCATATCCTGTATGGCAAACTGCAGGTCCTCTGATTATAGAAAATGGAGGCGACGCTTCTCATCATCCGCAGGTCTTAAAGCCGGTTCCTATCCTTCCCAAGGAACCTGTCAATGTTGATACTCTAGTGGGTATGTCTCAGCTCTTTCTAGGAGAGGCCGAGAGTCTCCAAAGCAATCCTTCCCCCCTCTATCTAACATCATTAGGAGAGACATCCAGGCAATCTGCATTTCATCCAAATCCAGCCAGTGAACCAGACTTGAGCAAGGGCAAGACCAGTGTCATCAAGGCAGTCTGA
- the LOC126800768 gene encoding NADP-dependent malic enzyme, protein MMSLNRSCFLGNPDICGNGGPFSQGQMRRAPPLRVVAVGTNAARKGERNGSVVMENTAKEAVELKSTVHGGDRDVYGEDTASEDQPVTPWCVSVASGYNLIRDPHHNKGLAFSEKERDAHYLRGLLPPVVISQELQVKKMINAIRQYQVPLQKYIAMMDLQERNQKLFYKLLIEHVEELLPVVYTPTVGEACQKYGSIFQRPQGLFISLKEKGKILEVLRNWPEKNIQVIVVTDGERILGLGDLGCHGMGIPVGKLSLYTALGGVRPSACLPVTIDVGTNNEKLLDDEFYIGLRQKRATGQEYAELLQEFMTAVKQNYGEKVLVQFEDFANHNAFDLLSKYGATHLVFNDDIQGTASVVLAGLISSLKLVGGSLADHTFLFLGAGEAGTGIAELIALEISKQTNAPVEETRKKVWLVDSKGLIVNSRLESLQHFKKPWAHEHEPVTTLVDAVNAIKPTVLIGTSGVGRTFTKEVVEAMATNNERPIILALSNPTSQSECTAEEAYTWTQGRAIYCSGSPFPPVEYGGKVYTPGQSNNAYIFPGFGLGLLMSGTIRVHDDMLLAASEALASQVSQEDFDKGLIYPPFTNIREISAHIAAKVAAKSYELGLATRLPQPKDLFQYAESCMYSPNYRSFR, encoded by the exons ATGATGTCGCTCAACAGAAGCTGCTTCCTG GGGAACCCTGACATTTGTGGGAATGGTGGGCCGTTCTCTCAGGGGCAGATGAGGCGGGCGCCGCCGCTGAGAGTGGTGGCGGTGGGGACGAACGCCGCCAGGAAAGGTGAAAGAAATGGGAGCGTAGTGATGGAGAACACAGCGAAAGAAGCAGTTGAGCTGAAATCTACCGTTCATGGTGGTGACAGAGACGTGTACGGTGAGGATACTGCCAGCGAGGACCAACCTGTCACGCCCTGGTGTGTGTCTGTTGCAAG TGGCTATAATTTGATACGAGATCCACACCACAACAAAGGTCTTGCCTTTTCTGAAAAGGAGAGAGATGCCCACTACTTGCGTGGTCTTCTCCCACCAGTTGTCATTTCTCAAGAACTTCAG GTGAAGAAAATGATAAACGCCATTCGCCAGTATCAAGTTCCCCTGCAGAAGTATATAGCCATGATGGATCTTCAG GAAAGAAACCAGAAGCTATTCTACAAGCTTcttattgagcatgttgaggAATTACTCCCAGTTGTTTATACTCCAACAGTCGGTGAAGCTTGCCAAAAATATGGAAGCATATTTCAGCGTCCCCAGGGTCTATTcataagtttgaaagaaaa GGGAAAGATTCTTGAAGTGTTGCGGAACTGGCCAGAGAAGAATATTCAAGTCATTGTTGTTACTGACGGAGAGCGTATCTTAGGGCTGGGGGATCTTGGCTGTCAT GGGATGGGTATACCTGTTGGCAAACTTTCTCTGTACACGGCACTTGGAGGTGTTCGTCCATCTGCT TGCTTGCCTGTAACCATTGATGTGGGTACAAACAATGAGAAGCTGTTGGATGATGAGTTCTACATAGGGCTCAGGCAAAAGAGGGCAACTGGGcag GAATATGCAGAACTCCTTCAAGAATTCATGACTGCTGTCAAACAGAATTATGGAGAGAAAGTTCTTGTTCAG TTTGAGGACTTTGCAAACCACAATGCTTTTGATCTTCTATCGAAGTACGGTGCAACTCATCTTGTTTTTAATGATGACATTCAA GGGACAGCATCTGTGGTCCTTGCAGGACTTATTTCATCTTTGAAGTTAGTAGGGGGATCCTTAGCTGATCACACATTTTTATTCCTTGGTGCTGGAGAG GCCGGCACTGGCATAGCGGAGCTTATAGCCCTTGAAATCTCTAAGCAG ACAAATGCTCCTGTGGAAGAGACCCGCAAGAAGGTTTGGCTTGTCGACTCAAAG GGATTGATTGTTAATTCCCGGTTGGAATCACTCCAACATTTTAAAAAGCCTTGGGCTCACGAACATGAACCTGTAACGACTCTGGTAGATGCTGTTAAT GCAATTAAGCCAACAGTGTTGATTGGAACGTCAGGAGTAGGAAGAACATTTACTAAAGAAGTGGTTGAGGCTATGGCCACCAACAATGAG AGACCCATTATTCTTGCCCTCTCCAACCCAACATCACAATCTGAGTGTACTGCAGAAGAAGCATATACATGGACACAG GGTCGTGCCATTTACTGCAGTGGAAGCCCATTCCCACCAGTTGAATACGGGGGAAAGGTTTACACTCCGGGCCAG TCTAATAATGCCTACATCTTCCCTGGATTTGGTCTGGGCCTATTAATGTCTGGTACCATTCGTGTTCATGATGACATGCTTCTGGCAGCCT CTGAAGCCTTGGCTTCACAGGTATCCCAGGAAGACTTTGACAAGGGACTTATATACCCTCCATTTACTAACATCAGAGAGATTTCAGCACATATTGCTGCCAAAGTAGCTGCTAAATCATATGAACTCG GTTTGGCTACGCGCCTCCCCCAGCCAAAGGATCTGTTCCAGTATGCTGAAAGCTGTATGTACAGCCCCAACTACCGAAGTTTCCGGTGA